In a genomic window of Maricaulis maris MCS10:
- a CDS encoding SUF system Fe-S cluster assembly protein translates to MTEQSTRDVIDLSTPADAPATAPARPADGTGAIPADELARITDAVVEALKSVYDPEIPVDIYELGLIYKVDLEDDRTLKVQMSLTAPGCPVAGEMPGWVQEAVEKVDGVEKALVDLTFEPPWTPDRMSDEARLALNMF, encoded by the coding sequence ATGACCGAACAATCCACCCGTGACGTGATCGATCTGTCGACGCCCGCCGATGCGCCGGCCACCGCTCCTGCCAGGCCGGCGGACGGAACTGGCGCGATTCCGGCTGACGAGCTGGCCCGGATCACCGACGCCGTCGTCGAGGCATTGAAGTCTGTCTATGACCCGGAAATCCCGGTTGATATCTATGAGCTGGGTTTGATCTACAAGGTCGATCTGGAAGACGACCGGACCCTCAAGGTCCAGATGTCCCTGACCGCGCCGGGTTGCCCGGTTGCGGGTGAAATGCCGGGATGGGTCCAGGAAGCGGTCGAGAAGGTGGACGGGGTGGAGAAGGCTCTGGTCGACCTGACCTTCGAACCGCCCTGGACGCCGGACCGGATGTCGGATGAAGCGCGTCTTGCGCTCAACATGTTCTAG
- a CDS encoding HesB/IscA family protein: MAVRERPKAVSLTEAAAERVKALMAQRGAGFLRVGVKNGGCAGMEYEMAYVDAPGPLDERVEDHGVEIVLESKALLFLLGTQIDYEISPLHAKFVFNNPNQTDACGCGESVTIVPVKEV; this comes from the coding sequence GTGGCTGTTCGTGAGCGACCCAAGGCTGTGAGCCTGACCGAAGCCGCCGCTGAGCGGGTCAAGGCATTGATGGCCCAGCGCGGCGCCGGTTTCTTGCGCGTCGGCGTGAAGAATGGCGGCTGCGCCGGCATGGAATACGAGATGGCCTATGTGGATGCGCCCGGACCGCTTGATGAGCGTGTCGAGGACCACGGTGTGGAGATCGTCCTGGAGTCCAAGGCCCTCCTGTTCCTGCTTGGAACCCAGATCGATTATGAGATTTCGCCTCTTCATGCGAAATTCGTGTTCAACAACCCCAACCAGACCGATGCGTGTGGGTGCGGGGAGAGCGTGACGATTGTGCCTGTCAAGGAAGTCTGA